Proteins encoded within one genomic window of Eurosta solidaginis isolate ZX-2024a chromosome 1, ASM4086904v1, whole genome shotgun sequence:
- the LOC137236617 gene encoding uncharacterized protein, which yields MILAAISAQTSTVTLMSSQIQMSSQLEEQKTYMTSQLAEQLKAQETRISEMSTQITSKMEAQEERLSLQVAQMYSQLEAQNTKIVQLEDKMDAEIETLRGRIQELQLNRPAVSASNPKVFKVEFEKTAAVNNWNAEDKVAALFVALKGPPTEIL from the exons atgatactggctgcaatatctgcacaaacatcgacagtaacattaatgtcgtcgcaaatacaaatgtcatctcaactggaagaacagaagacatatatgacatctcagttggctgagcaattgaaagcacaagaaacccgtatttcagaaatgtcgacacagattacatccaagatggaagcacaagaggagcgcttatcattacaggtggcacaaatgtattcgcagttagaagcacagaatacaaaaattgtacagctcgaggacaaaatggatgccgagattgaaacattgagaggtcgtatacaggagttgcaactaaatcgcccagcagtttcagcgagtaatccaaag gtctttaaggtagagtttgagaagaccgcagcagtgaacaactggaatgctgaagataaagttgcagctctattcgtagcctTGAAGGGGCCACCAACCGAAATCCTATAG